GGTGAGATGATTACAAACATTCCATTTGCACCAGATGAACCAGTAGAGGATTCTTGCGGTGACTGCAACATCTGTGTAGATGCTTGTCCAACTGGAGCTCTTATACAGGGAGGGCAGCTAAATGCTCAGAAGTGTATTGCGTTTCTAACTCAGACGAAAGATTTTCTTCCAGATGAGTATCGAGGCGTGATTGGAAACCGTCTTTATGGATGTGATACATGCCAGACTGTATGTCCGAAGAACAAGAAGAAGGACTTTCATAATCACCCGGAGATGGAACCAGATCCTGAGAAAGTGAAACCGAAACTAAAGCCGCTTCTTTCCATTTCTAACCGAGAGTTCAAAGAAACATATGGAAAGATGTCTGGGTCTTGGAGAGGGAAGAAGCCTATTCAACGTAATGCAATCTTGGCGCTTGCCCACTTTAAAGACGTCACAGCGGTAGATGAGTTAGTGCGCTTAATGAAAGAGGACCCACGTCCTGTCATTCGTGGCACAGCTGCTTGGGCACTTGGAAAGATTGGTGACTGGCAAGGAAAAGAGGCCATTGAATCTGCACAAATGAAGGAAACAGACGAGCAAGTACTAGATGAAATGCGTAAAGGGTTAGAATTCTTTACGGAAAATGTATAAAAGGGCTTTCCGAATGAAGCATTTCTATGTAAGATTAAGTAAAATAATGTGTTGAAGAAGGGGTTTTTATGAGTAAACGTTCCTTTCTTTATTATGATGAATGCGACAGTCCGGTGGGAACCATCACGATGGTCGCTACTGAAGCAGGGCTATGTCGTGTTGATTATGGGAACATGAAGGATTTGGAGACAAAACTTCATGCATGGGCTAAAAAGCACTTTCTGTGTGTCGAGTTTTTCAAAGATGCTAACCGATTTACAGAAGTGAAGCAGCAACTCTTGCAATACTTTAATAATGAACGCAATGAATTTGCGGTAACAACTGACTTTTACGGGACTGTCTTTCAGCAGAAAGTATGGAAAGCACTGATGCAAATTCCATACGGGGAGACTCGCTCCTATAAAGACATTGCCCTTAACATTCAGGCTCCTCGTGCCGTTCGCGCTGTGGGAGGGGCAGTCAATCAGAATCCGATGTCCATTATTTATCCTTGTCACCGCGTGATTGGGAGTAATGGAGCTTTAGTCGGGTATGCTGGCGGTTTAGATAAGAAGAAACACTTACTTTCACACGAACAGGTGAAGGTAGGATAAAGCGGATGACTACGGTCATTCGCTTTTTTTAATTGAAACATGTTCTTTTCTCCTGCTTCATAGATTGAATAGGAGAGGGGGCGAGCCGATGGATGGGTTACGGAAATATTGGATGGAACGACTACAGCAACCGTTACGTAACGAAGAGCTGACATGGATTGAGCGGAAAGTAGACTTGCACGAACGTCGAAGCGCTCATGTAGCACGGATTACAGGAGATGCTCGTGTCTATCGAACCTTACAGATTGGCCAAGGGGAATGGAAAGTGGACTATATGCTTAAAGTCGACTTCTTAATTAAACAAGGAAAAAGTATGTATATAGAATCTGAAGAAAACCAACACCGCTCCCATTGGTATAAAGGGGACTTGGTGAAAGACGAGTGGATTCCTAATGAAATGGATTCCGCCGATCATGATGAATTATCTTTAATTGAAGGAGAAGATGATTACCGTTTCAATTATGACCGACAAAAGGCGGTACAATATGCGAATCGGTGGTGGAACTCATACAACCCTGCTTATCGAAAGTTTGAGAATGATTGTACGAACTATATCTCCCAATGTTTAAGAGCAGGAGGTTCCCCGATGTGGGGGTCACCGAAGCGCTCACGGGGGTGGTGGTATGGCTCTACTTGGAGTTACAGTTGGGCAGTAGCCAATGCCCTTCGCTGGTACTTAAGTGGATCGACGAAAGGGTTGAAAGGACGGGCGGTGGAGCGGGCTAGCGATTTAATGCCAGGGGACGTAATCTGCTATGACTTTGAAGGGGATGGGAGATGGAACCATAACACCATCGTTGTCGCCAAAGACGCGTTTAATGAGCCCCTTGTCAATGCACATACGTCTAATAGCTACCATCGGTATTGGGACTATGAAGATTCAACGGCCTATACGCCGAATATAACGTATAAATTTTTCCGGATTGGTGAGTAAATATGATATAATACGTGGGTTAACACTAACTATGAGGTGACAATGATGGCACTCCACGTTGTATTGTATCAGCCAGAAATTCCGGCAAATACGGGGAATATTGCACGCACATGTCTAGCCACAAATACGGTATTACATCTCATCCGACCACTCGGATTCTCAACAGATGATAAAATGCTACGTCGTTCTGGACTTGATTATTGGCACGATGTAGATGTTCGATATTACGACTCTATCCACGAGCTTTATGATGCGAACCCAGACGGAGAGTATTATTATATTGAGAACTTCGGTACTGGACACTGGACGGATTTCGATTATAGCAATCCAGATGAAGACATTTTCTTCGTGTTCGGCCGTGAGACAGATGGAATTCCGAAGTCGCTGTTAGAAGGAAAGGAAGACCGTTGCCTGCGTATTCATATGTCAGGGAAGGTGCGCTCCTTAAATCTTTCTAATACAGCAGCAATTGTGGTGTACGAAGCACTTCGGCAGCAAGGATTCCCTAATTTAACGTAAAGAAAAAGGTCAGTCCCGCGAAAGGACTGACCTTTTTGTACAAACTGGACTTATTCTGCGTCGTATCCAGCAGTAAAGATCGACACAATGTAAGTCACCATAACCCCAATAATTAACGCAAGTTTCATCTTTCTACCTCCCACGTCAATCTAGACCAAGTTGGACTACCATTCATTATAACCTAAAATCTGTATCCCTGTGAATGTATCCGCTATAATTTCTCTAGTCTAATCTGTTCCAGTAACTTTCGTAGCTTCTACGTAATCCTTCTCAGAACGGAGCGAAAGCGTATTGCCAGTAATCGAATACGTCCATATGTGTTGATCTGGGTCTGCGAGTACAGTAAAGGATTCTTCGTTTGTCCATGAATACGTGGATGACCAACCATTTAATTGTATGCCACCCTCTTTATTAAATAAGAGAGTGTCTCCCTTCTCAAATAGAACCGTTCCCTCCGTCACAACCCATTCACCATAGAGCGTCGTGGTCTTCTCTTGACACCCAACGACTAGCAGAAAGAAGAACATACTGATTATGACCCTGCTTACCCTTCTCATCTACACTTCACCTCTTTATAAACGTATTCTCCTATAAAGGACAAGATGATGATGAAAGAATTTTCTTACAAACTTTTAAGGTTAGTAGGATAAGAATGGGGTATTAGTCAACTATTGGATTTTAGGTGCATGCAGTCAAAAGGGAGAAACATAGGGGGAATATTGATGGAATCAACGGTTACGAAGAAAGATACGCTTCAGCAATTGTTCAAGAACGTGCGCGCATTTACTGAAACACTGGTCGAAAATTTGCAAACAGAAGATTATGTCGTACAAGCCTCTACTGAGACGAGTCCAACAAAATGGCACTTGGCCCACACCACGTGGTTTTTTGAGACTTTTATTTTGAAAGAGTATGACGGTGGATATAAAGAGCTACATCCACAGTTCAACTACTTATTTAACTCTTATTATGAAACGGTTGGAACGTTCTTTCCTCGAGATTCGCGAGGATTGCTGACCCGTCCAACTGTAGCGGAAGTGTATACATATCGTAAATACGTAAATACCCATATGGAAGCGCTGCTTAGTCAACTATCTGATGAGAAATGGGCTGAGGTTGCCTCTTTAGTTGAATTGGGGCTTCAACATGAACAGCAACATCAAGAACTCATTGTGACCGATATCAAATACAACCTTTCCATTAACCCGCTATACCCGCGATACATGCCACAAGATAAGGATGTATCGAGTAAGAAGTATGAAACGACCTTTCATTCATTTGAAGGAGGTCTAGTTGAAATTGGTCATGATGGAAAGGGGTTTGCCTTCGATAATGAAGGGCCTAGACATAAAGTTTGGCTTGAGCCCTATGCGTTGGCTTCTCACCCTGTCACGAATGGAGAGTATATTCAATTTATAGAAGATGGGGGATATCAACGGGCCGAATTCTGGCTATCAGACGGTTGGGCCACTGTGAAAGAGCAGGAATGGGACTCACCGCTTTATTGGGTGAAGCAAGACGACGAGTGGTATTCCTATACGACGCATGGCTTGGAGCGCGTACATCCTGATGAGCCTGTATGCCATGTGAGTTATTACGAAGCGACGGCTTATGCGAGCTGGGCCGGCAAACGCCTCCCTACAGAAGCGGAATGGGAGCATGCATGTCAAGGTGAAGCGATAAGTGGCAATTTCATAGATGAGTTAAACGCTCATCCTACTGGAGATGAAGGGGAAGGAAATGGGCCGTTCTATAAGGTCTTTGGAGATGTGTGGGAATGGACACGAAGTGCGTATTCTCCGTACCCAAGGAGTAAGCCATTAGAAGGAGCTCTTGGGGAGTACAATGCCAAATTCATGAGCAATCAAATGGTTCTTCGAGGTGGTTCGTGTGCAACGAGTGCATCTCATATTCGCCCAACGTATCGGAATTTCTTTAATCCAGATAAGCGTTGGCAGTTTAGTGGGTTTCGATTAGCTGAGGATCGTTAATCCATGAAGTTTTCATGCGTACGTTTCTTTGAGTGTGTTGAATGGGAGTTAGAATCTGTTACATTCATGCAGGATGTTATAAAGGGATAACTGCTTTCAAAAATATTTTCGGGTTGTTCATTGGCTAAATCTCTTAATGGCTATAGTTCGGTGATTACCCTGTACGCACAACCGACTGAAAACCCATCGCAATAGGGGTTGCATTATTTGGTAAAATGTAACTTTGAAAAAGGTAGGAGAGGGCTTGGCGTTTATGGTACGGGACGATCCGATAAATTAGACGGCAAAGACAATACGCTACGAATCAAACGTGTCGCATTACCTATGATTGATGGAGAAGTTACAATTGACTAAACAGCCGACGAAATAAGCACAAGATGCGAATAATGATTAATGGATACTAAAAATATCTCAAATCGCTACACCAGTTCCTGAATTCATTGCAACACTCAGTCACCCTTCGACTGAAAAGGAAGAAGAAGGCGCCTTTTAAAAGGCGTCTTTTTTTTTGTGTGAGTGAAAGTAAGCTAATACTTGCCATATGGAAAGTCTCTCCTGTTACGAAAAGATATATGATTGTTTAGATGGTCCTCATTTCTAATTGTTGAGGCTTATGGTAAAGAACAACGTGTTAAAACCTAGACCAAAGAATTGAAGCGAAAGTTATTCGCATTCTAAGCAGTCAGAAGTAAACGCACTCCATTTCTTACTTAGAGCAGGGGATTTTCCTTGCGCTTAAGAAGATGATATAATTTAGTTAAGTTAACTAAATTAAATTAATAACTCATGATAGTTATATAAGGAGTGTAGAAGTGATGGGCTATCTTTATCTTTCTTTAGCGATTATTAGTGAAGTATTTGGAAGCACGATGTTAAAGCTTTCATCAATGCCTAACGTATCGAAATTCTTGTCTGTTGGGGGTGTTGGTGTTGGGTATTTACTTGCCTTTTTCTTTCTCCAGCGAACGCTCATTTATCTGCCTTTAGGCTTATCCTATGCGATGTGGGCGGGAGTTGGTACGGCGCTAACCGTGCTCGTTGGGATTCTGTTGTTTAAGGAGCCGCTCAATCTGTATGTCATCCTAGGCGTAATCATGATTATAGGTGGGACGGTCGTGTTGAACGTTGGAGGTGGTGCACATGAGTGATGGTCGAGATGGGGAGATGAGTCTTTATCGATTGTTTGAAGCTTTTTGGATGGAGCTTGTTGATGAGGAAGACCGATTTAAATCCTATGGGCTTTCTTCTAAATTAGAAGCCGTTCTGACGAGCATCATTCGTCATCCGGCTATGACACTTTCTGAATTGGCTAACTATTCCTCTGTCACAAAGAGTGCCATCAGTCAGCATGTGAAGCGGCTTGAAGAACTCGGATTCTTATCGAGGATGCCTGACCCTAATGATAGACGCGTTCAACGAATTGTGTTGAGTGAAGAAGGCGAACGGTACAAAGAAGACCTGAATCGTTACGAGCAGTACGTTCATCGTCTCTTTGAAGACAATTTAAACCAAGAGGAGCTTAAAGGGATGCAACAATACTTTGAGAAGCTTCTTCACTCCATTCACGTGAAGCGAAGGACGACTTGATTCGTCCTTCGCTTCTTTTCTAGTAGCGAAAGAGAAGTTATTTCCTAGGAAATTGTCGAGAGTCTGTTTAATAGGAGCATTTTTTTAGTGGGCTGTACATAGACTTTATTAATCACGAGAACCACTAGGGGAGGTTTCTGTAAAGTGGACATCTTGAAAAAGATTCAAAGCTACCGTGAAGAAGAGGAAAATTTGAAATGGGAAGGCACCTTTGCCGATTACTTAGAATTACTGAAAGAACGTCCATATTTAGCTCAATCTGCACATTCGCGTCTCTATAACATGGTCAAGGATGCAGGAATAGAAGAAGTGAATGGACATTATAAGTACAAGTTTTTTGAGGATGAAATTTACGGGTTGGATGAAGCCATGGAAAACTTGGTGGAAGAATATTTTCACCCAGCTGCCAAGCGGCTCGATGTTCGTAAACGAATCTTGCTTCTCATGGGACCTGTTAGTGGAGGTAAATCTACACTAGTGTCCTTGCTAAAGAGAGGATTAGAACGCTACTCTCATACGGATCGTGGTGCCGTATTTGCAATTAAAGGTTGTCCGATGCATGAGGACCCGCTTCACTTAATTCCGCATCACCTTCGAGAAGACTTCTCGCAAGAGTATGGCATTCGCATAGAGGGGAATCTGTCGCCACTCAATATGATGAGGCTAGAGCAGGAGTACCACGGTCGAATTGAAGATGTGTTAGTTGAACGAATCTTCTTCTCGGAAGACAAACGAACGGGAATTGGTACGTTTAGCCCGTCTGATCCTAAATCACAAGATATTGCAGATTTAACTGGCTCCATCGACTTCTCCACAATCGCAGAATACGGTTCAGAATCTGATCCACGTGCGTACCGATTTGATGGAGAATTGAACAAAGCGAACCGAGGATTAATGGAGTTCCAAGAGATGCTGAAGTGTGATGAGAAGTTTCTATGGCATTTGTTGTCTTTGACACAGGAGGGGAACTTTAAAGCTGGACGTTTCGCGCTTATTTCTGCCGATGAACTCATTATCGCGCATACGAACGAAGCGGAGTACCGTTCCTTTATTTCAAACCAGAAGAACGAAGCCTTACATTCTCGAATGATAGTCATGCCAGTGCCTTACAACTTGAAAGCAACTCAAGAGGAACGAATTTATGAGAAGATGATTCGTCAAAGTGACATTAAGGATGTTCACATTGCCCCTCATACATTAAAGGTGGCAGCGATGTTCACGATTTTGACTCGTCTCCGTGAAACAACGAAGAACAATGTCGATTTGCTGAAGAAAATGCGTCTGTACGATGGGGAATCAGTAGAAGGATTCAGTGATGTGGATATTGAGGAATTGAGGAAGGAGCATCATGACGAAGGGATGAGTGGAATTGACCCACGATATGTGATTAACCGTATTTCGTCCACTATTATCAAGAAACAAATGACTTCAATTAATGCTCTTGATGTATTGAGGTCACTGAAGGACGGATTGGATAGTCACGCTTCTATTTCTAAAGATGATAAGGAACGGTATTTGAACTTTATTAGTATCGCTCGTAAGGAATATGATGAACTTGCGAAGAAGGAAGTCCAGAAAGCCTTTGTTTATTCATATGAAGAATCTGCGAAGACGCTCATGGATAACTATCTGGATAATGTAGAAGCGTACTGTAACAAGACGAAGCTTCGCGATCCTCTTACAGGAGAGGAAATCAATCCAGATGAGAAGCTTATGCGCTCTATTGAAGAGCAAATTGGAATCTCTGAGAATGCGAAGAAGGCGTTCCGTGAGGAGATCCTTATCCGAATCTCTGCTTATGCCAGGAAAGGGAAAAAGTTTGATTATTCCTCTCATGAGCGCTTAAGAGAAGCGATTCAGAAGAAGCTGTTCACAGACTTAAAAGATGTTGTGAAGATTACGACATCCACGAAGACACCGGATGAACAGCAACTGAAGAAGATCAACGAAGTCATTGCCACTCTAATTGACGAATATGGATACAATTCAAGTTCTGCGAACGAACTGCTTCGTTACGTAGGAAGCTTGCTAAATCGTTAACAATAGAGCAACCACACCTGTGTAAGCGAGGTGTGGTTGCTTTTGTTACATGGGTTCAAATGAAATTCAATTTTGTAAGCCGTTACGGTCGATGAACCTAAGTGCTGTGCTATAATGGACGAAAGTTTAGAATAGTCAACAGAGGTGTGGACATTGGGACATAAAGAGCATTTTGCAATTATAGACATTGGTTCAAATACTGTACGGCTAGTGATTTATGCGAAAGACCAAGGTGGGCATTTCAAAGAGGCAGACAACGTGAAAGCCGTTGCTAGGCTTCGTAATTATCTTAATGAGGACCATGTACTTGAAGAAGAAGGTATAAAGATTCTACTCAAAACGTTAAAGAGCTTTAAAGAAGTGACGGATACGTACAACTTGCAACAATTGCTTTGTGTTGCGACAGCGACCGTTCGTCAGGCGGAGAATCAAGAAGAAATCTTACACCGAGTAGAGGGTGAGATTGGTTTCTCATTACGTGTGCTTTCTGAACAGGAGGAGGCATACTATGGATATTTAGCGGTTGTGAATTCAACGTCTGTTGAAGAAGGGGTAACCGTTGATATTGGTGGGGGAAGTACGGAAGTCACCTACTATGAGAACCGTCAAATCAAGCATTCTCATAGTTTTCCATTCGGCGCCCTCTCGTTGAAGAGCATGTTCGTCAAGAATGATATGCCAACTGAACAAGAGATGGACAAGCTAAAGAGATATTTGACAGACCAGTTCTTGTCTCTACCGTGGATTAAGAATAAGAAGGTTCCGCTGATTGGTATTGGAGGAAGTGCCCGAAATTTAGTTCAAGTGGACCAAGCCTTGAAGAGCTATCCACTGTCCG
Above is a window of Pontibacillus halophilus JSM 076056 = DSM 19796 DNA encoding:
- the trmL gene encoding tRNA (uridine(34)/cytosine(34)/5-carboxymethylaminomethyluridine(34)-2'-O)-methyltransferase TrmL, encoding MALHVVLYQPEIPANTGNIARTCLATNTVLHLIRPLGFSTDDKMLRRSGLDYWHDVDVRYYDSIHELYDANPDGEYYYIENFGTGHWTDFDYSNPDEDIFFVFGRETDGIPKSLLEGKEDRCLRIHMSGKVRSLNLSNTAAIVVYEALRQQGFPNLT
- a CDS encoding MarR family winged helix-turn-helix transcriptional regulator, whose protein sequence is MSDGRDGEMSLYRLFEAFWMELVDEEDRFKSYGLSSKLEAVLTSIIRHPAMTLSELANYSSVTKSAISQHVKRLEELGFLSRMPDPNDRRVQRIVLSEEGERYKEDLNRYEQYVHRLFEDNLNQEELKGMQQYFEKLLHSIHVKRRTT
- a CDS encoding DMT family transporter translates to MGYLYLSLAIISEVFGSTMLKLSSMPNVSKFLSVGGVGVGYLLAFFFLQRTLIYLPLGLSYAMWAGVGTALTVLVGILLFKEPLNLYVILGVIMIIGGTVVLNVGGGAHE
- the egtB gene encoding ergothioneine biosynthesis protein EgtB, with the translated sequence MESTVTKKDTLQQLFKNVRAFTETLVENLQTEDYVVQASTETSPTKWHLAHTTWFFETFILKEYDGGYKELHPQFNYLFNSYYETVGTFFPRDSRGLLTRPTVAEVYTYRKYVNTHMEALLSQLSDEKWAEVASLVELGLQHEQQHQELIVTDIKYNLSINPLYPRYMPQDKDVSSKKYETTFHSFEGGLVEIGHDGKGFAFDNEGPRHKVWLEPYALASHPVTNGEYIQFIEDGGYQRAEFWLSDGWATVKEQEWDSPLYWVKQDDEWYSYTTHGLERVHPDEPVCHVSYYEATAYASWAGKRLPTEAEWEHACQGEAISGNFIDELNAHPTGDEGEGNGPFYKVFGDVWEWTRSAYSPYPRSKPLEGALGEYNAKFMSNQMVLRGGSCATSASHIRPTYRNFFNPDKRWQFSGFRLAEDR
- a CDS encoding PrkA family serine protein kinase, coding for MDILKKIQSYREEEENLKWEGTFADYLELLKERPYLAQSAHSRLYNMVKDAGIEEVNGHYKYKFFEDEIYGLDEAMENLVEEYFHPAAKRLDVRKRILLLMGPVSGGKSTLVSLLKRGLERYSHTDRGAVFAIKGCPMHEDPLHLIPHHLREDFSQEYGIRIEGNLSPLNMMRLEQEYHGRIEDVLVERIFFSEDKRTGIGTFSPSDPKSQDIADLTGSIDFSTIAEYGSESDPRAYRFDGELNKANRGLMEFQEMLKCDEKFLWHLLSLTQEGNFKAGRFALISADELIIAHTNEAEYRSFISNQKNEALHSRMIVMPVPYNLKATQEERIYEKMIRQSDIKDVHIAPHTLKVAAMFTILTRLRETTKNNVDLLKKMRLYDGESVEGFSDVDIEELRKEHHDEGMSGIDPRYVINRISSTIIKKQMTSINALDVLRSLKDGLDSHASISKDDKERYLNFISIARKEYDELAKKEVQKAFVYSYEESAKTLMDNYLDNVEAYCNKTKLRDPLTGEEINPDEKLMRSIEEQIGISENAKKAFREEILIRISAYARKGKKFDYSSHERLREAIQKKLFTDLKDVVKITTSTKTPDEQQLKKINEVIATLIDEYGYNSSSANELLRYVGSLLNR
- a CDS encoding amidase domain-containing protein, translated to MDGLRKYWMERLQQPLRNEELTWIERKVDLHERRSAHVARITGDARVYRTLQIGQGEWKVDYMLKVDFLIKQGKSMYIESEENQHRSHWYKGDLVKDEWIPNEMDSADHDELSLIEGEDDYRFNYDRQKAVQYANRWWNSYNPAYRKFENDCTNYISQCLRAGGSPMWGSPKRSRGWWYGSTWSYSWAVANALRWYLSGSTKGLKGRAVERASDLMPGDVICYDFEGDGRWNHNTIVVAKDAFNEPLVNAHTSNSYHRYWDYEDSTAYTPNITYKFFRIGE
- a CDS encoding methylated-DNA--[protein]-cysteine S-methyltransferase, coding for MSKRSFLYYDECDSPVGTITMVATEAGLCRVDYGNMKDLETKLHAWAKKHFLCVEFFKDANRFTEVKQQLLQYFNNERNEFAVTTDFYGTVFQQKVWKALMQIPYGETRSYKDIALNIQAPRAVRAVGGAVNQNPMSIIYPCHRVIGSNGALVGYAGGLDKKKHLLSHEQVKVG
- the queG gene encoding tRNA epoxyqueuosine(34) reductase QueG, which codes for MDLAQFKEDVIQYSKQIGIDKIGFASPDVFTEMKERLRTQQELGYQSGFEKGSIEERTEPKLHVPESKSIISIALAYPSKLKDAPRSTREERRGLFCRASWGEDYHDVLNERLYRLASYLKERYPDLQFRSMVDTGELPDRAVAERAGIGFTGKNTNLITSEFGSYVYLGEMITNIPFAPDEPVEDSCGDCNICVDACPTGALIQGGQLNAQKCIAFLTQTKDFLPDEYRGVIGNRLYGCDTCQTVCPKNKKKDFHNHPEMEPDPEKVKPKLKPLLSISNREFKETYGKMSGSWRGKKPIQRNAILALAHFKDVTAVDELVRLMKEDPRPVIRGTAAWALGKIGDWQGKEAIESAQMKETDEQVLDEMRKGLEFFTENV